A genome region from Fusarium musae strain F31 chromosome 5, whole genome shotgun sequence includes the following:
- a CDS encoding hypothetical protein (EggNog:ENOG41): MALATRLLLVAFVCLLLADRVSAFGAGEVAGTSEFNGYVWRHGDIVEALRYLPASFVTHYRFSTLERRQIYFGNWLRDFSQIIDTTGLDNVPEPVLRAIVSIMGFLEFGFATDEFEVTRERLGCYTHVEHIDNPKGYPSNAKEIDERLRGPLDPRELEFDPKTGMKNYIANSGKGWDTSADYVTRELRECIRLGREKNPKSKKEAFIHLGAALHTLEDFSAHSNFTELCLHELGEHDVFAFVGEACRVKTPRWRSRMVPPIVTGTFGMLDIFHSILGEADDMAILQCKGSLQNLENELNLGEIAFQHIFDLLKAAIQAISKLASKTNDPILQQLETVGVLFKKAEEDKESSTAASSLDANQLWQTIEPIFYLHDRIKKWIQERTEQHDAEPLSEESSTQLGKYTDQLVFKYLSLMIESSIMQLRNALKAAKERVDAEAAKSTSAEVYLDGDGSDPSHSDISKDHFSNVLNQPAGLVSSVTTNWTTQQVVKCWDDPFRDSEETIRQILTIMHHPAFPRHKTPIQKYMFTAVEEWWNHNTASEKETIRGMLTKESVRNRQHENHTLTLKDLEGKRKGVADFPGSRPKLKERPAKPSPLTWAVGEAKKDAKWMFGAVRRGAGDPVAAVCFIGEGLYMMVVYIFVMLLGAFGLKTKASRV; encoded by the exons ATGGCATTGGCAACACGACTTCTCCTCGTCGCCTTCGTATGCCTCCTCTTGGCCGACCGCGTCTCAGCCTTTGGAGCAGGCGAAGTAGCAGGCACTAGCGAATTCAACGGCTACGTCTGGCGTCATGGCGACATCGTCGAGGCCCTGCGGTACCTCCCGGCCAGTTTCGTAACGCACTACAGGTTTTCAACGCTCGAGCGACGACAGATTTACTTTGGGAACTGGCTGCGCGACTTTTCACAGATCATCGATACAACAGGTCTTGATAATGTCCCTGAACCGGTTCTCAGAGCTATCGTTAGCATTATGGGGTTCTTGGAGTTTGGCTTCGCGACGGATGAGTTTGAGGTGACGCGCGAGCGCTTGGGATGTTACACTCATGTGGAGCATATCGACAACCCCAAGGGATACCCGAGTAATGCCAAGGAGATTGACGAGAGGTTGAGAGGGCCTTTGGATCCACGCGAACTCGAGTTTGATCCCAAGACGGGCATGAAGAATTATATCGCAAACTCGGGCAAGGGCTGGGATACATCTGCTGATTACGTCACGCGAGAGCTACGCGAGTGCATTCGACTTGGCCGCGAGAAGAACCCAAAGTCCAAAAAGGAAGCGTTCATCCATCTCGGCGCTGCACTTCATACCCTCGAAGACTTCTCGGCGCATAGCAACTTTACAGAGCTCTGCCTGCATGAACTCGGCGAGCACGACGTCTTTGCCTTTGTCGGCGAGGCCTGTCGCGTCAAGACTCCACGATGGAGAAGTCGCATGGTCCCGCCCATCGTAACCGGCACTTTCGGAATGCTCGACATCTTCCACAGTATTCTAGGTGAAGCCGACGACATGGCCATTCTCCAGTGCAAAGGCTCACTACAGAACCTCGAGAAC GAACTGAACCTCGGCGAGATCGCATTCCAGCACATCTTCGATCTACTCAAAGCCGCGATCCAAGCGATAAGCAAATTAGCCTCCAAGACGAACGACCCGATTCTCCAACAGCTCGAGACCGTCGGCGTGCTCTTCAAGAAAGCCGaggaagacaaagaaagCTCGACTGCCGCGAGTAGCCTCGACGCCAATCAGCTTTGGCAGACCATCGAGCCGATATTCTACCTCCACGATCGAATCAAGAAATGGATACAAGAGCGCACGGAACAACATGATGCTGAGCCGCTGTCGGAGGAGTCTAGCACGCAGCTGGGTAAATACACGGATCAGCTTGTCTTCAAATACCTGTCGCTCATGATTGAGAGCTCCATCATGCAGTTGCGCAATGCGCTCAAGGCTGCGAAAGAGCgtgttgatgctgaggctGCCAAGTCGACGTCTGCTGAGGTATATCTCGATGGCGATGGGTCTGATCCCAGTCATTCGGACATCTCAAAGGATCACTTCAGCAATGTCCTCAACCAACCCGCAGGCCTTGTCTCCTCCGTTACGACAAACTGGACAACGCAACAGGTGGTCAAATGCTGGGATGATCCCTTCCGCGACTCAGAGGAAACAATCCGCCAGATCCTCACAATCATGCATCATCCCGCCTTTCCTCGCCACAAAACTCCCATCCAGAAATACATGTTCACCGCCGTCGAAGAATGGTGGAACCACAACACGGCTTCTGAAAAAGAGACCATTCGTGGTATGCTCACAAAGGAGAGCGTGCGCAACCGCCAACATGAGAATcacaccctcaccctcaaagATCTCGAGGGCAAGAGAAAAGGCGTCGCTGATTTCCCTGGCTCACggcccaagctcaaggagagaCCTGCTAAGCCGTCGCCGTTGACGTGGGCTGTCGGCGAGGCGAAGAAGGATGCAAAGTGGATGTTTGGCGCTGTTAGAAGAGGCGCTGGCGATCCTGTTGCGGCGGTTTGTTTCATCGGTGAGGGTTTGTATATGATGGTTGTTTATATCTTCGTGATGCTTTTGGGTGCGTTTGGATTGAAGACGAAGGCGTCGAGGGTTTAG
- a CDS encoding hypothetical protein (CAZy:AA7~EggNog:ENOG41), producing MRIVIAHFVAALLSYVSASPCYHQLKESLGDKISFPDTKSYNATLASYWSKQESALHPNCILQPDSAHDVATTLKIISAHKDCEFSIKGHGHAPAAGFANSNGGVTIDMTTLSSVSLDKKSTIASIGAGAKWLDVYQRLDGSGVQVAGGRNGNVGVGGLLLGGGISHFTTKVGWACDRVINYEVVLANGTIANANKKENSDLLLALKGGGNNFGVVTRFDIQTFPQGDISTTSISYDIGERDKVFEAFTNLLDSSTYDPAASLVTSLLYSSASKAWSLSASAVYTKPVSQPKIFKGLSDVPHTKLVNNITTLAEFADEKDTPPLNWLFATLTLKPSAQNMQHMFEILNKTINSFNPKDGVTWSIAFEPLVAAMLKGSKHTNVLGLQTAHDGYIVLISALWPNSAVNSNVEKTAKKVLSVWEEDARSKGLLQEFQYLNYAAPYQRPFESYGDDERVFLKFVSKKYDPAQILQRRVGGFKL from the exons ATGAGGATCGTCATCGCTCATTTTGTCGCTGCATTACTGTCCTACGTCTCAGCATCACCATGT TATCATCAATTGAAAGAGAGTCTCGGCGATAAAATCAGCTTTCCTGATACCAAAAGCTACAACGCCACGTTAGCCAGCTACTGGTCGAAACAAGAATCTGCACTTCACCCCAATTGCATCCTGCAGCCTGACAGCGCACACGATGTTGCCACTACCCTGAAGATAATCAGCGCACACAAAGACTGCGAATTCTCAATCAAGGGTCATGGCCATGCTCCTGCAGCAGGCTTCGCCAACTCCAACGGCGGCGTGACCATTGACATGACAACTCTCTCGTCAGTATCTCTCGACAAGAAGTCAACCATTGCAAGCATCGGCGCAGGCGCAAAGTGGCTAGATGTCTATCAGCGTCTCGATGGCTCAGGTGTTCAAGTTGCTGGCGGTCGAAACGGAAATGTCGGTGTTGGAGGGTTGCTCCTTGGTGGAGGAATTTCGCATTTTACCACCAAGGTCGGATGGGCTTGTGACAGAGTGATTAACTATGAGGTTGTTCTCGCCAATGGTACTATTGCCAACGcaaataagaaagaaaactcagacTTACTCCTTGCTTTGAAAGGAGGGGGAAACAACTTTGGTGTTGTTACGCGTTTTGACATTCAGACGTTTCCGCAGGGCGACATTTCCACGACAAGCATCTCCTACGATATTGGTGAAAGGGATAAGGTCTTCgaagcttttactaacttactcgACTCATCTACATACGATCCTGCAGCGTCTCTAGTTACTAGTCTTCTTTACAGCTCCGCTTCCAAAGCTTGGTCACTGTCAGCTTCGGCTGTATACACGAAGCCCGTTTCCCAACCAAAGATCTTCAAGGGTCTTTCGGATGTGCCTCATACGAAGCTGGTCAATAACATCACGACTTTGGCAGAATTTGCGGATGAGAAAGATACACCGCCATT GAACTGGCTGTTCGCAACGTTGACTCTCAAGCCTTCCGCCCAGAACATGCAACATATGTTTGAGATTCTCAATAAGACGATCAATTCCTTCAACCCCAAAGATGGCGTGACATGGAGCATCGCCTTTGAGCCATTGGTAGCAGCGATGCTGAAGGGTTCCAAGCACACCAATGTCCTTGGCCTTCAAACAGCGCATGATGGCTACA TTGTTCTTATCTCAGCTCTGTGGCCGAACTCAGCTGTCAACTCCAACGTTGAAAAGACAGCCAAGAAGGTGCTATCAGTATGGGAAGAGGATGCTCGTTCAAAGGGTCTTTTGCAGGAGTTTCAATACCTCAACTATGCTGCGCCATATCAAAGGCCTTTCGAGTCATACGGAGATGATGAGCGGGTGTTTCTCAAGTTCGTCAGCAAGAAGTATGATCCTGCTCAAATCTTGCAAAGGAGAGTGGGTGGCTTCAAGCTGTGA